One Leptolyngbya subtilissima AS-A7 genomic window carries:
- the metG gene encoding methionine--tRNA ligase — protein sequence MTFTPVDQPPFAITTPLYYVNGLPHIGSAYTTIAADVVARFYRLMGHPVLMITGTDEHGQKIQRTAEERGVSPQEHCDEFVAGFERLWELLNIDCDRFIRTTVPRHNTIVNEFFQRLWDQGDIYKGQQQGWYCVSCEEFKEERDLLPNQHCAIHTNKPVEWRDESNYFFKLSKYQDQLEQLYANQPDFIQPEARRNEVLGFVKQGLQDFSISRINLDWGFPVPTDPEQTLYVWFDALLGYLTALQDPSEPPSLEQAVAKWWPINIHLTGKDILRFHAISWPAMLMSAGLPLPGRVFSHGFLTKDGQKMGKSQGNTLDPVALVETYGPDAVRYYFLREIEFGKDGDFNETRFINVLNADLANDLGNLLNRTLKMAGRYCDGHVPDVDPQSIAADHSLRAIGTALPKTVFEAYTHLAFSQACTAILALVQASNKFLDEQAPWSLYKQGKQAETEAVLYAVLESVRQAAYLLSPMIPGISNQIYAQLGFAIDFDDKAIGQQISYADHAAWGYLPPAQILGEASPVFQRLELPEPVGSP from the coding sequence ATGACTTTTACCCCTGTCGACCAACCGCCCTTTGCTATTACTACGCCGCTGTATTACGTCAACGGCTTGCCCCATATCGGCAGCGCCTACACCACCATTGCCGCCGACGTAGTGGCTCGATTCTATCGGCTGATGGGGCATCCGGTGCTGATGATTACCGGCACCGATGAACACGGCCAAAAAATTCAGCGCACTGCCGAAGAGCGCGGTGTTTCACCCCAGGAACATTGCGACGAGTTTGTGGCTGGGTTTGAGCGTCTGTGGGAATTGCTGAACATCGACTGCGATCGCTTCATTCGCACCACTGTCCCCCGCCACAACACCATCGTCAACGAGTTTTTTCAGCGCCTGTGGGATCAGGGAGACATCTATAAGGGCCAGCAGCAGGGCTGGTACTGTGTTTCCTGCGAAGAGTTTAAAGAAGAGCGCGATCTGCTGCCCAACCAGCACTGCGCCATTCACACCAACAAGCCGGTGGAGTGGCGTGATGAGTCAAACTACTTTTTCAAGCTGTCGAAATATCAAGATCAGCTAGAGCAGCTCTACGCTAATCAGCCTGACTTTATTCAGCCTGAGGCCCGTCGCAACGAGGTGCTGGGCTTTGTGAAACAGGGATTGCAAGACTTCTCAATTTCGCGCATCAACCTCGATTGGGGTTTTCCGGTACCTACCGATCCTGAGCAAACCCTCTATGTCTGGTTTGACGCATTACTAGGTTACCTGACGGCTCTGCAAGACCCCAGCGAACCACCGAGCCTGGAGCAGGCAGTGGCCAAGTGGTGGCCTATTAATATTCACCTGACCGGAAAAGACATTCTGCGGTTTCACGCCATCTCCTGGCCAGCCATGCTGATGTCGGCGGGGCTGCCGCTGCCAGGGCGGGTATTTAGCCACGGCTTTTTGACTAAAGACGGCCAAAAAATGGGCAAGAGCCAGGGCAACACCCTGGACCCAGTGGCACTGGTGGAAACCTACGGCCCCGATGCGGTGCGCTACTACTTTCTGCGCGAAATCGAGTTTGGCAAGGATGGCGATTTTAACGAAACCCGCTTCATCAATGTGCTGAATGCTGACCTGGCCAACGATCTGGGCAATCTGCTCAACCGCACCTTGAAGATGGCTGGGCGCTATTGTGATGGCCATGTGCCTGACGTTGATCCGCAAAGCATTGCGGCTGACCATTCTCTGCGGGCGATCGGCACAGCGCTGCCTAAAACTGTCTTTGAGGCTTACACTCACCTGGCCTTTAGCCAAGCCTGTACCGCAATTTTGGCGCTAGTGCAGGCCAGCAACAAGTTCCTTGATGAGCAAGCTCCCTGGAGTCTCTATAAACAGGGCAAACAGGCCGAAACCGAAGCCGTTCTATACGCCGTGCTGGAGTCGGTGCGGCAGGCCGCCTACTTGCTGTCACCGATGATCCCTGGCATTAGCAACCAAATTTATGCTCAGCTCGGCTTTGCCATAGATTTTGACGACAAAGCCATCGGTCAGCAGATTAGCTATGCCGACCATGCTGCCTGGGGCTATTTGCCCCCTGCTCAGATTTTGGGAGAAGCCTCCCCCGTATTTCAGCGCCTGGAACTGCCCGAACCCGTGGGCAGCCCCTAG